From Coffea arabica cultivar ET-39 chromosome 2e, Coffea Arabica ET-39 HiFi, whole genome shotgun sequence, the proteins below share one genomic window:
- the LOC113729337 gene encoding uncharacterized protein — protein sequence MELSYLYALKIWVSRVGGGSALLKIVKKLVLGVINGSPVGFFKSSRGVRQGDPLSPALFLLVAEFLGRGLHHLFCQDESRFFVFSGLRIPYLAFADDILIFTCCSEGGLASSKLFFDSYQAFWDQKINTHKNCFILSARASAEHGARVASMLQFHQQYLSFTYLGVPIFKGRTTCILFDSLVARMQGRLFHWSSRLLSSGGKLVLLRHVLTSMAMYLLQVLDPPRAVLLKLEKKNDSLWAAFMHAKYVRGTHPFQAQVARPSPSWRRLEGIRRAAESNIRWCVEKVFEVLLVDLLSINDPPHMLLAEFFDDRGCNIEKLRHWVPAYLVMRNLVPLDATLKCRGVPMASCCLCCHSPKESLVHLFMTGPIAIEVWSAFRQRFGIIDSHSSSVSGMVLSWFSSTSLVTRDHIRTVVPLVILWFLWKSMNKALFEGATFAACRVIALVDGFVQ from the exons ATGGAGCTTTCTTATCTTTATGCTCTGAAAATTTGGGTTTCACGAGTGGGTGGTGGATCTGCTCTTctgaaaattgtcaaaaaattgGTTCTCGGTGTAATCAATGGCTCTCCAGTGGGATTCTTTAAATCCTCAAGAGGGGTTCGCCAAGGCGACCCGCTCTCCCCGGCTTTATTTCTACTGGTGGCAGAATTCTTGGGCCGAGGACTGCATCATTTATTTTGTCAAGATGAGAGTCGTTTCTTTGTCTTCTCTGGGCTGCGTATCCCTTACTTGGCATTTGCGGATGACATCTTGATCTTCACTTGCTGCTCCGAGGGTGGGTTGGCCTCCTCGAAGTTGTTCTTCGACTCCTACCAGGCTTTTTGGGATCAGAAAATTAATACCCATAAAAACTGTTTCATCTTGTCGGCTCGAGCGTCCGCTGAACATGGGGCAAGGGTGGCCTCGATGTTGCAGTTCCATCAGCAGTACCTTTCGTTCACGTATTTGGGGGTCCCCATTTTCAAAGGCAGAACGACGTGCATTCTATTTGATTCCCTGGTGGCTAGAATGCAAGGCCGCCTGTTCCACTGGAGCTCACGGTTACTATCGTCAGGAGGTAAATTAGTGTTACTGAGGCATGTTCTTACCTCAATGGCTATGTACTTGCTGCAAGTGTTGGATCCTCCCCGGGCAGTTTTGCTAAAGCTGGAAAAG AAAAACGATTCATTATGGGCTGCTTTTATGCACGCCAAATATGTTAGGGGTACACACCCGTTCCAAGCTCAGGTAGCTAGACCTTCCCCTTCATGGAGGCGGTTGGAGGGAATTCGAAGGGCAGCAGAGAGTAACATCAGATGGTGTGTGGAAAAAGTCTTTGAGGTCCTTCTGGTGGACTTGCTCTCCATTAATGACCCACCCCACATGCTGCTCGCGGAGTTCTTTGATGACAGGGGCTGTAATATAGAGAAGCTGAGGCACTGGGTGCCTGCTTATCTG gtgaTGCGTAATCTGGTTCCCCTGGATGCGACCCTGAAGTGTCGGGGAGTCCCCATGGCATCATGTTGCTTATGTTGCCACTCGCCGAAAGAATCACTTGTTCACCTCTTCATGACAGGCCCAATAGCAATAGAGGTATGGAGCGCTTTTCGACAGAGGTTTGGAATTATTGATTCCCACTCCTCTTCGGTGTCTGGGATGGTTTTGTCTTGGTTTAGCTCAACTTCACTGGTTACACGGGACCACATAAGGACTGTGGTCCCGCTAGTAATTCTGTGGTTCCTATGGAAGTCCATGAACAAGGCGCTCTTCGAGGGGGCGACGTTTGCGGCTTGTAGGGTTATTGCTTTGGTTGACGGATTTGTGCAATAG